One window of the Periophthalmus magnuspinnatus isolate fPerMag1 chromosome 6, fPerMag1.2.pri, whole genome shotgun sequence genome contains the following:
- the isg20 gene encoding apoptosis-enhancing nuclease isoform X2: MKQKIQTILDESNVKRTKPSQSERLEHHRSQSAVCESDSGFSSGRSSPVSGRSSPLMSVSPVEAQTQSLVQTGSELLPRSLVQPSPQTAVVSLDCEMVGTGPGGRVSEVARCSVIDYHGNVLFDEYIRPIGQITDYRSPWSGIRKHHLTKAMPFSHARDRVQSLLDSKVLVGHSVQFDLKSLDLVHPGHMIRDTSCTHLLTRLAGFPREHRPSLKALTNRLLHRKIQVGSRGHCSVEDASAALDLYKLVEGEWEREAELSLRDEQDPTPPSYASSQHFLNDEYWPSL, from the exons atgaaacaaaaaattcaaacgATTTTGGATGAAAGCAACGTgaaaaggactaaacccagccaatcagagcgcttgGAGCATCACAGAAGCCAATCAGCGGTGTGTGAGTCGGACAGTGGCTTCAGCAGTGGGCGTAGTTCACCTGTGAGTGGGCGGAGCTCTCCTCTGatgtctgtctcacctgtggAGGCTCAG ACCCAGTCTCTGGTCCAGACCGGGTCCGAGCTCCTGCCCAGGTCCCTGGTCCAGCCCTCTCCTCAGACCGCTGTGGTGTCTCTGGACTGTGAAATGGTGGGCACGGGGCCAGGGGGCAGGGTCAGTGAGGTTGCCCGCTGCTCTGTGATCGATTACCATGGTAACGTCCTGTTCGACGAATACATCCGCCCCATTGGTCAGATCACGGACTACAGGAGCCCATGGAGCGGTATCAGGAAGCACCACCTGACCAAAGCCATGCCCTTCAGCCATGCTCGAGACCGG GTTCAGTCTCTTCTGGATTCTAAAGTCCTGGTTGGGCACTCGGTCCAGTTCGACCTGAAGTCCTTGGACCTGGTTCATCCTGGTCACATGATCAGAGACACGAGCTGCACCCACCTCCTCACCCGATTGGCTGGTTTCCCCCGGGAGCACCGCCCCTCTCTTAAGGCTCTGACCAATCGACTTCTGCATCGCAAAATCCAG GTCGGCAGTCGGGGTCACTGCTCTGTGGAGGACGCCAGCGCTGCTCTGGACTTGTACAAACTGGTGGAGGGTGAGTGGGAGAGGGAGGCGGAGCTTTCACTGAGGGATGAGCAAGACCCCACCCCACCCAGCTACGCATCATCACAACACTTTCTGAATGATGAGTACTGGC cctccctctga
- the isg20 gene encoding apoptosis-enhancing nuclease isoform X1: MKQKIQTILDESNVKRTKPSQSERLEHHRSQSAVCESDSGFSSGRSSPVSGRSSPLMSVSPVEAQTQSLVQTGSELLPRSLVQPSPQTAVVSLDCEMVGTGPGGRVSEVARCSVIDYHGNVLFDEYIRPIGQITDYRSPWSGIRKHHLTKAMPFSHARDRVQSLLDSKVLVGHSVQFDLKSLDLVHPGHMIRDTSCTHLLTRLAGFPREHRPSLKALTNRLLHRKIQVGSRGHCSVEDASAALDLYKLVEGEWEREAELSLRDEQDPTPPSYASSQHFLNDEYWPHPP, encoded by the exons atgaaacaaaaaattcaaacgATTTTGGATGAAAGCAACGTgaaaaggactaaacccagccaatcagagcgcttgGAGCATCACAGAAGCCAATCAGCGGTGTGTGAGTCGGACAGTGGCTTCAGCAGTGGGCGTAGTTCACCTGTGAGTGGGCGGAGCTCTCCTCTGatgtctgtctcacctgtggAGGCTCAG ACCCAGTCTCTGGTCCAGACCGGGTCCGAGCTCCTGCCCAGGTCCCTGGTCCAGCCCTCTCCTCAGACCGCTGTGGTGTCTCTGGACTGTGAAATGGTGGGCACGGGGCCAGGGGGCAGGGTCAGTGAGGTTGCCCGCTGCTCTGTGATCGATTACCATGGTAACGTCCTGTTCGACGAATACATCCGCCCCATTGGTCAGATCACGGACTACAGGAGCCCATGGAGCGGTATCAGGAAGCACCACCTGACCAAAGCCATGCCCTTCAGCCATGCTCGAGACCGG GTTCAGTCTCTTCTGGATTCTAAAGTCCTGGTTGGGCACTCGGTCCAGTTCGACCTGAAGTCCTTGGACCTGGTTCATCCTGGTCACATGATCAGAGACACGAGCTGCACCCACCTCCTCACCCGATTGGCTGGTTTCCCCCGGGAGCACCGCCCCTCTCTTAAGGCTCTGACCAATCGACTTCTGCATCGCAAAATCCAG GTCGGCAGTCGGGGTCACTGCTCTGTGGAGGACGCCAGCGCTGCTCTGGACTTGTACAAACTGGTGGAGGGTGAGTGGGAGAGGGAGGCGGAGCTTTCACTGAGGGATGAGCAAGACCCCACCCCACCCAGCTACGCATCATCACAACACTTTCTGAATGATGAGTACTGGCCCCACCCCCCTTAA